In one window of Maribacter sp. BPC-D8 DNA:
- a CDS encoding ABC transporter ATP-binding protein, translating into MSNDNVIHVEGLTKMFEDFTAVDAITFDVKKGEIFGFLGANGAGKTTAMKMLIGISIPTSGAANVAGFDVFTQPESIKNNIGYMSQKFALYDDLTVKENITFFGGIYGLSRKAIQEKSDVLISELELEKVANQLVGSLPLGWKQKLSFSVALIHDPKIVFLDEPTGGVDPITRRQFWEMIYKAANDGTTVFVTTHYMDEAEYCDRVSIMVNGKIEALDTPKKLKEQFNVTTMNDVFLKLARG; encoded by the coding sequence ATGAGCAACGACAACGTCATACATGTAGAGGGTTTAACTAAAATGTTCGAAGATTTTACGGCTGTAGATGCCATTACTTTTGATGTGAAAAAAGGAGAGATATTCGGTTTTTTAGGTGCTAATGGCGCAGGGAAAACCACCGCAATGAAAATGCTAATTGGAATATCTATTCCTACATCTGGTGCAGCCAATGTAGCAGGCTTTGATGTGTTTACCCAACCAGAAAGCATTAAGAATAACATTGGTTACATGAGCCAAAAGTTTGCATTGTACGATGATTTAACGGTCAAAGAGAACATCACTTTTTTTGGTGGTATTTATGGTTTGTCACGAAAAGCAATACAAGAAAAATCGGATGTATTAATTTCTGAACTAGAACTTGAAAAAGTAGCCAACCAACTCGTAGGTTCTTTGCCTTTAGGGTGGAAACAAAAGTTGTCTTTTTCTGTGGCTTTGATACACGACCCAAAAATTGTGTTTTTAGATGAACCTACTGGTGGTGTTGACCCTATTACCAGGCGCCAGTTTTGGGAAATGATTTATAAAGCGGCAAATGATGGAACCACTGTTTTTGTAACCACGCACTATATGGATGAAGCGGAATATTGTGATCGCGTATCTATAATGGTGAATGGCAAAATAGAAGCTTTAGATACCCCAAAGAAACTCAAAGAACAGTTCAACGTTACTACTATGAATGACGTATTTCTAAAACTAGCTAGAGGATGA
- a CDS encoding ABC transporter permease translates to MKRFIGFVKKEFYHIFRDRRSLFILFGMPIAQILLFGFAITNEINNVDIAVLDHSKDATTKEIINKIAASKYFSIKQMITHEADITSVFEKGQVKAVLNFENDFSKNLINDHKATLQIVTDATDPNTANTISNYINAILQQYQLELNKGITTPYQIVSQTRMVYNPELKSVYMFVPGVMTIILMLVSAMMTSISITKEKEMGTMEILLVSPINPFQVIIGKVVPYIFLSVINAIVIVLLSIFIFHMPVQGSLFLLGFESVLFIVSALALGILISTISKTQQTAMMISLMGLMLPVILLSGFIFPISSMPVPLQVISNIIPAKWFIIIIKGIMLKGVGLQYIWKETLILIGMTVFFIALSVKKYKIRLE, encoded by the coding sequence ATGAAACGGTTTATAGGCTTCGTAAAAAAAGAATTCTACCACATCTTTAGAGATAGGCGCTCCTTGTTTATCCTTTTTGGGATGCCCATTGCCCAAATTTTGCTCTTTGGTTTTGCGATTACCAACGAGATTAATAATGTAGATATTGCTGTGCTAGACCATTCAAAAGATGCTACAACAAAAGAAATCATCAATAAAATAGCCGCTTCAAAATATTTCAGCATAAAACAAATGATTACGCATGAAGCGGACATTACTTCCGTTTTTGAAAAAGGACAGGTTAAAGCAGTTTTAAATTTTGAAAATGACTTTAGTAAGAACTTAATTAACGACCACAAGGCAACCTTACAAATTGTTACAGATGCCACAGATCCAAATACAGCAAATACCATAAGTAATTACATAAACGCGATTCTGCAGCAATATCAATTAGAATTGAACAAAGGTATCACTACACCTTATCAGATTGTTTCTCAAACGCGTATGGTGTACAATCCAGAGTTGAAAAGTGTCTATATGTTTGTTCCAGGAGTAATGACCATTATTCTTATGCTGGTATCGGCAATGATGACTTCTATTTCCATCACAAAAGAAAAAGAAATGGGTACTATGGAGATACTTTTGGTATCACCAATTAACCCCTTTCAGGTGATTATAGGAAAAGTAGTTCCTTATATTTTTCTATCTGTTATTAACGCCATTGTCATAGTGCTACTGAGTATTTTTATATTTCATATGCCAGTGCAAGGCAGCTTATTCCTGTTAGGTTTTGAAAGTGTATTGTTCATAGTAAGCGCTTTGGCATTGGGTATTTTAATTTCTACCATTTCAAAAACACAGCAAACGGCTATGATGATTTCATTAATGGGGCTCATGCTACCGGTTATTCTATTGTCGGGTTTTATTTTTCCTATTTCAAGTATGCCGGTACCGCTTCAGGTAATTAGTAATATCATTCCTGCCAAATGGTTTATTATTATCATTAAAGGCATTATGCTTAAAGGTGTAGGCTTACAATATATATGGAAAGAAACCCTGATATTAATTGGGATGACCGTATTTTTCATCGCCTTGAGTGTGAAGAAATATAAAATAAGATTGGAATGA
- a CDS encoding ABC transporter permease gives MKTILYIIQKEFKQIFRNKGMLPIIFVLPVLQLIILSNAATFEVQNIKFGYIDNDHTSTSRALVEKFNASEYFNVLTDFPSESKASAEMLLGNVDVVLDIPQYFERDLQKEKYMNLGVTINAIDGAAAGVENVYVTQVIQRFNQNLKVDLQQVSDQQIQPVNINTIPLFWYNETLNYKTFMVPGILVLLVTMITLFLSGMNIVREKEIGTLEQINVTPIKKSQFIIGKLFPFWVIGMALLTIGLLLAKVIFQVPMVGSLALLYLYTSIYILVILGIGLFISNFTDTQQQAMFIAWFFTVIFILMSGLFTPIESMPKWAQIVTEFNPIRYFVEVMRMVMLKGSGFMDILPHLLKTLLYAFVMNGLAVWRYKKTT, from the coding sequence ATGAAAACAATTCTATACATCATACAAAAGGAGTTTAAGCAGATCTTTAGAAATAAAGGTATGCTACCCATCATTTTTGTGTTACCGGTTCTGCAGCTCATAATTTTATCCAATGCGGCTACTTTTGAAGTGCAAAACATCAAATTTGGGTATATTGATAATGACCATACTTCTACTTCTAGAGCATTGGTAGAGAAATTTAATGCTTCTGAATATTTTAATGTATTGACAGATTTTCCGTCCGAATCAAAGGCTAGTGCAGAAATGTTACTTGGTAATGTAGATGTGGTTCTAGACATTCCGCAATATTTTGAACGCGATTTGCAGAAGGAAAAATATATGAACCTAGGGGTTACTATTAATGCTATAGATGGCGCAGCAGCGGGTGTTGAAAATGTATATGTTACGCAAGTAATACAACGTTTTAATCAAAACTTAAAAGTTGATTTACAACAAGTTTCAGACCAACAGATACAACCCGTAAATATTAATACGATACCCCTATTCTGGTACAATGAAACCTTGAATTACAAAACATTTATGGTGCCTGGGATATTGGTCTTGCTCGTAACCATGATTACATTATTCCTTTCTGGAATGAATATTGTTCGCGAAAAAGAGATAGGTACTTTAGAGCAAATAAACGTGACACCCATAAAAAAGAGTCAGTTTATTATTGGAAAACTATTTCCTTTTTGGGTCATTGGGATGGCATTGTTAACTATTGGGCTACTGCTCGCTAAGGTGATATTTCAAGTTCCAATGGTGGGTAGTCTGGCACTTTTGTATTTGTATACGTCCATTTATATTTTAGTGATTTTAGGTATAGGATTGTTCATATCCAACTTTACGGATACGCAGCAACAAGCTATGTTTATTGCATGGTTTTTTACCGTGATTTTTATCTTAATGAGCGGTTTATTTACACCCATTGAAAGCATGCCCAAATGGGCTCAAATCGTAACGGAATTCAACCCCATTAGGTATTTTGTAGAAGTTATGCGTATGGTAATGCTAAAGGGCTCGGGTTTTATGGATATTCTTCCTCACCTTTTAAAAACACTGCTCTATGCCTTTGTTATGAACGGGTTGGCAGTTTGGAGGTATAAAAAGACCACTTAG
- a CDS encoding sigma-70 family RNA polymerase sigma factor, with protein sequence MRQLKITKQITNRDTKSLEKYFQEISKIDLITADEEVELTRKIREGDQNALNTLVNANLRFVVSTAKQYQGSGLRLSDLINEGNIGLVKAAKRFDETRGFKFISYAVWWIRQSILSSISEQSRMVRIPLNKIGEISKIKKVYSTLEQSLQRPPSTIEIARELDMSSTQVKLALKNSGKHLSMDAPFQEGETSNLYDVVSSKDANRPDAGMMMDSLKTDLNQALNTLPSRESEIIKLYYGIGESHPKSLSEIGELFDLTRERVRQLREKAVRKLRNKSQNEMLKAYL encoded by the coding sequence ATGAGGCAACTGAAGATCACTAAGCAAATTACAAACAGAGACACTAAATCATTAGAAAAGTACTTTCAAGAAATATCAAAAATTGATTTGATTACCGCAGATGAAGAAGTGGAGCTGACTAGAAAAATACGTGAAGGAGATCAAAATGCCCTAAATACATTAGTAAACGCCAACCTACGTTTTGTAGTTTCTACAGCAAAACAATATCAAGGTAGCGGATTACGACTTTCAGATTTAATTAACGAAGGAAATATTGGTTTGGTAAAAGCGGCAAAACGTTTTGACGAAACCAGAGGTTTCAAATTTATATCGTATGCTGTTTGGTGGATAAGACAATCTATATTATCATCGATTTCTGAACAATCTCGTATGGTACGTATTCCACTGAATAAAATTGGTGAAATCAGTAAAATAAAAAAGGTGTATTCTACTTTAGAACAATCATTACAAAGACCACCAAGTACCATAGAAATTGCGAGAGAACTTGACATGAGTAGCACGCAAGTAAAGCTTGCTTTAAAAAATTCGGGCAAACATTTATCAATGGATGCACCTTTTCAAGAAGGAGAAACATCAAATTTATATGATGTAGTAAGCTCTAAAGATGCAAACAGACCAGATGCAGGTATGATGATGGATTCACTTAAAACTGATCTTAATCAAGCATTAAATACACTGCCAAGTAGAGAAAGCGAAATAATTAAGCTTTATTATGGTATTGGTGAGAGTCACCCTAAAAGTTTAAGTGAAATCGGAGAGCTTTTTGACCTAACAAGAGAGCGTGTGAGACAATTAAGAGAAAAGGCTGTACGTAAATTGCGTAACAAGTCTCAAAACGAAATGTTGAAAGCATATTTATAG
- a CDS encoding DEAD/DEAH box helicase: MSRQFSDLGVSKEIQQSLEELQITVPTDIQKKCIPVVLKKKDDLVALAKTGTGKTAAFGLPLLQLIKTENTAVQAVILAPTRELAQQIHANLISYAKHSPAISIAAVCGGIPIKPQIERLKEATHIVVATPGRLVDLVKREAIDIKNLKYLVLDEADEMVTALKEDLDTIIEGIPKSRRTLLFTATMSGAIKQLVQNYMSKHVVHVEADMSTFGHQGIDHQYVVVEPIEKLDVLMHFLNTKEGQRGIIFCKTKAAVNKLAKNLAINKFSSGALHGSLSQGIRDRIMGQFREGHIDILVATDLAARGIDVKELGYVVNYHLPDTYDAYVHRSGRTARAGEKGLSLTILQKEEVAEVFDFEKELGISFSKYQKADAQSIEENNTLLWAKKIFKTKPNREVSEEFKTKVRTIFHHLTKEELVEKILANHIAQTASLHMKPEEPKKKK; the protein is encoded by the coding sequence ATGTCAAGGCAGTTTTCAGATTTAGGTGTTAGTAAAGAAATTCAACAGAGTTTAGAGGAGTTACAAATTACTGTTCCTACAGATATACAGAAAAAATGCATTCCTGTTGTCCTAAAGAAAAAAGATGACCTTGTTGCCTTAGCAAAAACCGGAACGGGTAAAACCGCTGCCTTTGGTTTACCATTATTACAATTAATAAAAACAGAGAATACTGCCGTGCAAGCGGTTATTTTAGCGCCAACAAGAGAATTGGCACAACAAATACATGCCAACCTAATTTCGTATGCAAAACATAGTCCTGCTATATCAATCGCTGCAGTATGTGGTGGAATACCTATAAAACCTCAAATAGAACGTTTAAAAGAAGCTACACATATTGTAGTGGCTACACCTGGTCGATTGGTTGATTTGGTAAAACGCGAGGCTATAGACATTAAAAACTTGAAGTACCTGGTTTTAGATGAAGCCGATGAAATGGTAACTGCTTTGAAAGAAGATTTAGATACCATTATCGAAGGCATTCCAAAATCGCGCCGTACATTATTATTTACTGCTACCATGTCTGGAGCTATAAAACAACTGGTACAAAATTACATGTCTAAACATGTAGTTCATGTTGAGGCAGATATGTCAACATTTGGTCACCAAGGTATCGATCACCAATATGTAGTTGTAGAGCCTATTGAAAAGTTAGATGTTCTTATGCACTTCTTAAATACAAAAGAAGGGCAGCGTGGCATCATATTCTGTAAAACCAAAGCGGCAGTCAATAAGCTGGCGAAAAATTTAGCTATAAATAAATTTTCATCGGGAGCCTTGCACGGCAGTTTATCTCAAGGTATTCGTGATCGTATAATGGGTCAGTTTAGAGAGGGTCATATCGATATATTGGTGGCTACGGATTTAGCTGCACGTGGTATCGATGTAAAAGAATTGGGTTACGTAGTTAATTATCATTTACCTGATACTTACGATGCTTATGTTCATCGAAGTGGAAGAACTGCTAGGGCAGGGGAGAAGGGACTTTCATTAACCATTCTACAAAAAGAAGAAGTTGCCGAAGTATTTGATTTTGAAAAAGAATTAGGTATTTCTTTCTCTAAATATCAAAAAGCAGATGCACAGAGTATCGAAGAGAACAACACATTGCTTTGGGCTAAAAAAATCTTTAAAACCAAGCCTAATCGTGAAGTATCAGAAGAATTCAAAACTAAAGTAAGAACGATATTTCATCACTTAACCAAAGAAGAATTAGTGGAGAAAATATTAGCGAACCATATAGCACAAACTGCTAGTTTACATATGAAGCCAGAGGAACCGAAAAAGAAGAAATAA
- a CDS encoding leishmanolysin-related zinc metalloendopeptidase, giving the protein MKNTIKKTGKFLALGCTFGALLFTSCTDDNVVSDVEENQEVKTLEIALKAPTGTPIIIDDLGVTTLQTEKSSNATKGRYNITLKYLLPPTPRQAEVFEAAAARWERIIIKDVPDVGGPIPSAFEGFPDIDSVDDLVIEVALAPIDGPGGILGQAGPQFVRTEDFLSLTGVMFFDVEDLDFLEEIDLFEEVIVHEMGHVLGIGTLWNTAPFGFDRTLRAGPDSNPYFTGKKANVFWNAEGGTNELPIENMGGPGTALGHWREATLNNELMTGFLNLGENPLSRITAGSMRDLGYGSASVGESYDLPRGTEGVDINDLGDFGTAENQGLNIAKMEVLLGVRGFVNAKK; this is encoded by the coding sequence ATGAAAAACACGATTAAAAAAACAGGTAAATTTTTAGCGTTAGGTTGCACATTTGGTGCACTACTTTTTACATCATGTACAGATGACAATGTAGTATCTGATGTAGAAGAAAATCAAGAAGTTAAAACATTAGAAATTGCATTAAAAGCACCGACCGGTACACCAATTATAATTGATGATCTTGGAGTTACCACATTGCAAACTGAAAAATCTAGTAATGCAACAAAAGGGCGGTATAACATTACATTAAAATATTTATTACCGCCAACACCAAGACAAGCTGAAGTTTTTGAAGCTGCTGCTGCACGATGGGAGCGTATTATTATTAAAGATGTTCCAGATGTGGGAGGTCCTATACCATCGGCTTTTGAAGGTTTCCCAGATATTGATTCAGTAGATGATTTAGTGATTGAGGTTGCTTTAGCACCAATAGATGGTCCAGGTGGTATTTTAGGTCAGGCAGGGCCTCAATTTGTTAGAACCGAAGATTTCTTATCATTAACAGGTGTGATGTTCTTTGATGTTGAAGATTTAGATTTTCTTGAAGAAATTGATTTGTTCGAAGAGGTAATCGTTCATGAAATGGGGCACGTTTTGGGTATAGGTACACTTTGGAACACGGCACCTTTCGGTTTTGATAGAACCCTAAGAGCTGGACCTGATAGCAACCCATACTTTACAGGTAAAAAAGCGAATGTATTTTGGAATGCTGAAGGTGGAACTAATGAATTACCTATTGAGAATATGGGTGGTCCTGGTACGGCTTTAGGTCATTGGAGAGAAGCTACTTTAAATAATGAACTAATGACAGGATTCTTAAATCTTGGAGAAAACCCATTAAGTAGAATAACTGCTGGATCTATGAGAGATCTTGGATACGGTTCTGCTTCTGTTGGTGAGTCTTATGATTTACCACGTGGTACAGAAGGTGTAGATATTAATGATCTTGGTGATTTTGGAACTGCTGAAAATCAAGGTTTAAATATTGCTAAAATGGAGGTTCTTCTTGGAGTGAGAGGTTTTGTTAATGCCAAAAAATAA
- a CDS encoding patatin-like phospholipase family protein, translating into MYKILSLDGGGSWAIIQLLTLKDRYGNIEGREILKKFDLVIANSGGSIVLAALAENYTLDKAISLFKEQKNRELIFHKNTFKDRYFPVDYLGLFNAGFGPKYSATKKKEAFENLFPEIDKIQMNELPTLIGKESLKIVVATYDALNNRAKFFKSFATNPDSYDSVRLTQAINGSSNAPVQYFDFPARFKAKQSEIYYELWDGALGGFNNPILAGIIEAYKLGVDLKTIQIISLGTSNSLMSSDAKQNFWDWKQIALIFRRKKFAFSKWKPQFNFFKETVLHQAKTILYQPPDTANYIAMMFLQVATGKLLYEQIIRLSPLIHYDEETDASITPLVQELYKLDMDLTKDEEIDTLIKCFNAWKGGQLYNQPIEFKVERNNDLSLIKGDKWYQDGMDRWRSWDATE; encoded by the coding sequence ATGTACAAAATTCTTTCTTTAGATGGCGGCGGAAGCTGGGCTATTATTCAACTACTTACCCTAAAAGATAGATATGGTAATATTGAAGGTCGAGAGATATTAAAAAAGTTTGACCTCGTTATAGCCAATTCGGGCGGAAGTATTGTGTTAGCGGCTCTTGCCGAAAACTATACTTTAGATAAGGCTATATCCTTATTTAAGGAACAGAAGAATAGAGAACTCATTTTTCATAAAAACACGTTTAAGGATCGTTATTTCCCGGTGGATTATTTAGGACTTTTCAATGCCGGATTCGGACCAAAGTATAGTGCTACCAAAAAGAAGGAAGCTTTTGAAAATCTATTCCCTGAGATTGATAAAATTCAGATGAATGAGCTACCAACTCTTATCGGTAAAGAATCACTGAAAATAGTGGTTGCTACTTATGATGCCTTAAATAACCGAGCTAAATTCTTTAAATCGTTCGCAACAAATCCCGATTCGTATGATTCTGTTAGATTAACTCAGGCTATCAACGGATCATCTAATGCGCCTGTGCAATATTTCGATTTTCCGGCACGGTTTAAAGCGAAACAAAGTGAAATATATTATGAGTTATGGGATGGCGCCCTGGGCGGATTCAACAACCCCATTTTAGCAGGAATCATTGAAGCTTATAAGCTCGGTGTAGATTTAAAAACGATTCAGATTATATCTCTTGGCACTAGTAATTCTTTAATGTCGTCTGATGCGAAACAAAACTTTTGGGATTGGAAACAGATTGCCTTAATCTTTAGAAGAAAGAAATTTGCTTTCTCTAAATGGAAACCGCAATTCAATTTCTTTAAAGAAACCGTACTTCACCAAGCTAAAACTATTTTATACCAACCACCCGATACTGCCAACTATATTGCTATGATGTTTTTACAGGTGGCTACCGGTAAATTACTTTACGAGCAAATTATACGCTTATCGCCATTAATTCATTACGACGAAGAAACCGACGCATCAATAACTCCCTTAGTTCAAGAGTTGTACAAGTTAGATATGGACTTAACTAAAGATGAAGAAATTGATACATTGATTAAATGTTTTAATGCTTGGAAAGGCGGACAATTGTACAATCAGCCTATAGAGTTTAAAGTGGAGCGTAATAATGATTTATCGCTTATTAAAGGGGATAAATGGTACCAAGATGGTATGGACAGGTGGAGGAGTTGGGATGCTACTGAATAA
- a CDS encoding tetratricopeptide repeat-containing sensor histidine kinase gives MNKLKELKASENFNPESEPYIDLLVILANEYYTYKPDSTFIMLDEAYELSRKSNYKLGRSKTLNSLGNYYTISGNLEKAYELLQESLLIANEYSLQREKIDAINFIGLAKWQEGKNGLALTNFLAALSIANEMNDVLMMGILNDNIALLYDDYKDYETALSFNEKSRKISIANNLDVSAAETLLNMSVIYRKQKKYALANKSVDECIIIFKNENIIDWLSYSYNNKGSIALNQFKYKEGLEWFKKAEKICDEIDLTIGYTETYGGMAEAYLGLSNLEMAEFYGLKALKVSEEVIFFENVKSSNAVLSKIYYEKGDLLKAYKYQSEYLKLFEKSASEEYQQGLGVLKSKIEFEEQKKQLIGENEAAIAKQKRYIFAGFAASLVLGLFLILFYRNQKLQKKFNTQLQEKQVALVQRESELQEANDTKDKLFSVIAHDLRGPINSFHSLIKLYVENTLSKDEMDQILPKALRDINGISDMLNNLLVWAKTQMSGTKIKPSNLDLSMLVNENVQLMNPLAQNKSITIINNIPDNIISYSDHDHLDIILRNLIGNAIKFTNTKGQVNINIKKLTDQYQVEIKDNGVGMSVDTQATLFDKNNTKSTYGTNNEKGTGLGLSLSKEMVESNGGEIWVESKLNEGTSFFFTIPLKSQNNS, from the coding sequence TTGAATAAACTCAAGGAATTAAAAGCTTCCGAAAATTTTAATCCTGAAAGTGAACCTTATATAGACTTACTAGTAATATTAGCAAATGAATATTATACCTACAAGCCCGATAGTACATTTATAATGCTTGATGAAGCATATGAATTAAGTAGGAAATCTAACTATAAATTAGGACGGTCTAAAACATTAAATAGTCTAGGGAATTATTATACAATTAGTGGAAACCTTGAAAAAGCTTATGAGTTACTTCAAGAATCTCTGTTAATCGCAAACGAGTATAGTTTACAACGAGAAAAAATCGATGCTATAAATTTTATAGGTCTAGCAAAATGGCAAGAAGGTAAAAACGGATTGGCACTGACTAACTTTCTAGCGGCATTATCTATCGCTAATGAAATGAACGATGTATTAATGATGGGTATACTTAATGACAACATAGCGCTATTATATGACGATTATAAAGATTATGAAACAGCATTGTCTTTTAATGAAAAATCGCGGAAAATTAGTATAGCAAATAATTTAGACGTTTCTGCGGCGGAGACATTATTGAATATGTCTGTGATTTACAGGAAGCAAAAAAAATATGCTTTAGCCAATAAATCGGTCGATGAATGCATCATCATTTTTAAAAATGAAAATATCATTGATTGGCTTTCTTATTCTTATAATAATAAAGGAAGTATTGCTTTAAATCAGTTTAAGTACAAAGAAGGTCTAGAGTGGTTTAAAAAAGCGGAGAAGATTTGTGACGAAATTGATTTAACCATAGGCTATACCGAAACGTATGGCGGAATGGCAGAAGCTTATTTAGGCTTGTCGAATTTAGAAATGGCAGAATTCTATGGTCTAAAAGCGCTAAAAGTTTCTGAAGAGGTAATTTTTTTTGAAAACGTAAAAAGCTCGAATGCTGTTTTATCCAAAATATATTATGAAAAAGGAGATTTATTGAAAGCATACAAATATCAATCAGAATATTTAAAGCTTTTTGAAAAGTCGGCTTCAGAAGAATATCAACAAGGACTCGGGGTACTTAAAAGTAAGATTGAATTTGAGGAACAGAAAAAGCAACTGATAGGTGAAAATGAAGCAGCCATTGCAAAGCAAAAGCGTTATATTTTTGCAGGCTTTGCGGCCTCTTTAGTTTTAGGACTTTTTTTAATATTGTTTTATAGAAATCAAAAACTACAGAAAAAATTTAATACTCAATTACAAGAGAAGCAAGTAGCTTTAGTTCAACGAGAATCTGAATTGCAAGAGGCAAACGATACCAAAGACAAGCTTTTTTCGGTTATTGCACATGATTTAAGAGGACCTATAAATTCGTTTCATTCTTTGATAAAGCTATATGTAGAAAATACTTTGTCAAAAGATGAAATGGATCAGATTTTACCAAAAGCACTTCGCGATATCAATGGTATTTCAGATATGCTCAATAATCTTTTAGTATGGGCGAAAACTCAAATGAGCGGAACTAAAATTAAACCAAGTAATTTAGATTTATCGATGTTGGTAAATGAGAATGTTCAATTAATGAATCCGTTAGCTCAGAACAAATCAATTACTATCATAAATAATATTCCAGATAATATAATAAGTTATAGTGATCATGATCATTTAGATATTATACTTAGAAATTTAATTGGTAATGCTATAAAGTTCACGAATACAAAAGGTCAAGTGAATATTAATATTAAGAAATTGACCGATCAATATCAGGTTGAAATAAAAGACAACGGGGTTGGTATGAGCGTAGATACTCAAGCAACGCTCTTCGATAAAAATAATACGAAAAGCACTTATGGTACTAATAATGAAAAAGGTACCGGCTTAGGTTTATCTCTAAGTAAAGAAATGGTAGAGAGTAATGGCGGTGAGATTTGGGTTGAAAGTAAATTAAATGAAGGAACAAGTTTCTTTTTTACAATTCCTTTAAAGTCTCAAAACAATAGCTGA